One genomic window of Candidatus Desulfofervidus auxilii includes the following:
- a CDS encoding type II toxin-antitoxin system HicA family toxin translates to MPKLPVVSGDKLIKLLTRLGYEIVRQKGSHVRLRKKTEIGEHNITVPKHKEIAKGTLNDILSKVSLWNNISKEELVKMLSKI, encoded by the coding sequence CTGCCAAAGTTACCAGTCGTTAGTGGGGATAAACTAATCAAACTATTGACCAGATTGGGATACGAAATAGTAAGACAGAAAGGGAGCCACGTGCGTTTAAGAAAGAAAACAGAAATAGGTGAGCATAATATAACTGTGCCCAAACACAAAGAAATTGCAAAAGGTACACTAAATGATATTCTATCAAAGGTGTCTCTATGGAACAACATATCCAAAGAGGAATTAGTCAAAATGTTATCAAAAATATGA